A window from Chroicocephalus ridibundus chromosome 11, bChrRid1.1, whole genome shotgun sequence encodes these proteins:
- the LOC134521953 gene encoding alpha-2Da adrenergic receptor-like encodes MEPARALPNTSGNGSGTGSAPHSPAATGLILLAALAVLLATLVGNALVVVAISTSRALRAPQNLFLVSLASADILVAILVLPFSLANEVMGYWYFGGVWCSLYLALDVLLCTASIGHLCAISLDRYWAVTRAARFNLRRSPGRVKGMIGAVWAGAALVALPPLLRARPGSRECQLSQETWYVLASCAASFFAPCLVMVAVYCRIYHLTARRTAALLAARAPCPAGTGKKGPEVGMPGWRRRSQNQSMLLCRRRLVRARERRFTVVLAVVMGAFVLCWFPFFFTYSLGAVCGEGCRVSKPLFSFFFWIGYCNSSLNPLIYTLFNRDFRAAFRRLLAIPCQHRT; translated from the coding sequence ATGGAGCCAGCCCGTGCCCTCCCCAACACCTCCGGTAATGGCAGCGGCACCGGCAGCGCCCCGCACTCGCCCGCAGCCACCGGGCTCATCCTGCTGGCTGCCCTGgccgtcctgctggccacactggtgGGCAACgcgctggtggtggtggccatcTCCACCAGCCGGGCCCTGCGGGCTCCACAGAACCTCTTCCTGGTGTCCTTGGCCTCGGCGGACATCCTGGTGGCCATCCTCGTCCTGCCCTTCTCGCTGGCCAACGAGGTGATGGGCTACTGGTATTTCGGTGGCGTGTGGTGCAGCCTGTACCTGGCGCTGGACGTGCTGCTCTGCACCGCCTCCATCGGGCATCTCTGCGCCATCAGCCTCGACCGCTACTGGGCTGTCACCCGGGCAGCCCGGTTCAACCTGCGCCGCAGCCCCGGGCGGGTGAAGGGGATGATCGGGGCGGTCTGGGCGGGGGCGGCCCTGGTGGCACTGCCACCGCTCCTGCGGGCCCGTCCGGGCAGCCGGGAATGCCAGCTGAGCCAGGAGACGTGGTACGTGCTGGCCTCCTGCGCCGCCTCCTTCTTCGCCCCCTGCCTCGTCATGGTCGCCGTCTACTGCCGCATCTACCACCTCACCGCCCGGCGGACGGCAGCCCTCCTCGCCGCCCGCGCCCCGtgccccgccggcaccggcaAGAAGGGGCCGGAGGTCGGGATGCCGGGCTGGCGGCGCCGGAGCCAGAACCAGAGCATGTTGCTGTGCCGCCGGCGGCTGGTGCGGGCACGGGAGCGGCGCTTCACCGTCGTGCTGGCCGTGGTGATGGGGGCCTTCGTGCTGTGCTGGTTCCCCTTCTTCTTCACCTACAGCCTGGGGGCTGTCTGTGGGGAGGGCTGCCGCGTCTCCAAGCCCCTCTTCAGCTTCTTCTTCTGGATCGGCTACTGCAACAGCAGCCTCAACCCCCTCATCTACACCCTCTTCAACCGGGACTTCCGCGCCGCCTTCCGACGGCTCCTGGCCATCCCCTGCCAGCACCGCACATAG
- the SLC34A1 gene encoding sodium-dependent phosphate transport protein 2A isoform X2 has product MASPAPAPRGAWARAGSGTSWTRCPGRDPGWAWMSCRSQVPLMFGFLYLFVCSLDVLSSAFQLAGGKVAGDIFKDNAILSNPVAGLVVGILVTVLVQSSSTSTSIIVSMVSSGLLEVRSAIPIIMGSNIGTSVTNTIVALMQAGDRSEFKRAFAGATVHDCFNWLSVLVLLPLEVVSGYLHHVTRLVVATFNIRSGKDAPDLLKIITEPFTKLIIQLDKSVITGIATGDESLRNRSLIRVWCGPAPPQVAAVGLVPPLNCTALGHCSTKGIESLHNVTRQKCEHLFTDTPLPDLAVGLVLLAGSLVVLCTCLILLVKILNSLLKGQVAKAIQKVINTDLPHPFSWLTGYFAMVVGAGMTFVVQSSSVFTSAITPLIGLGVISIERAYPLTLGSNIGTTTTAILAALASPGDKLASSFQIALCHFFFNISGILLWYPLPFTRLPIRMAKALGERTAKYRWFAVLYLIVCFLLLPSLIFGISMAGWRVLVGVGAPFLSLLFFVGLVNALQARSPGRLPKWLQTWDFLPAWMHSLQPLDRLITRATLCCTDRCRSPEGWEEREGPPRDKARLGLDNPALSYPEEVPGPAIRVGSPRPPLHSATRL; this is encoded by the exons ATGGCttcccctgccccggctccccggggCGCCTGGGCGAGGGCAGGGAGCGGTACGAGCTGGACGCGCTGCCCTGGCAGGGACCCCGGCTGGGCTTGGATGAGCTGCAGAAGCCAG GTGCCCTTGATGTTCGGGTTCCTGTATCTCTTCGTGTGCTCCCTGGACgtgctcagctctgccttccAGCTGGCCGGAG GAAAGGTGGCCGGGGACATCTTCAAGGACAATGCCATCCTCTCCAACCCAGTGGCCGGGCTGGTGGTGGGCATCCTGGTAACTGTGCTGGTGCAGAgctcctccacctccacctccatcATTGTCAGCATGGTCTCCTCAGGGC TGCTGGAGGTGCGCTCTGCCATCCCCATCATCATGGGCTCCAACATCGGCACCTCCGTCACCAACACCATTGTGGCCCTCATGCAGGCTGGTGACCGCAGTGAGTTCAAACG GGCCTTCGCCGGTGCCACAGTCCACGACTGCTTCAACTGGCTGtcggtgctggtgctgctgccactGGAGGTGGTGAGCGGGTACCTGCACCACGTCACCCGCCTGGTCGTGGCCACCTTCAACATCCGCAGCGGGAAGGATGCCCCCGACCTGCTGAAGATCATCACAGAGCCTTTCACCAAGCTCATCATCCAG CTGGACAAGTCAGTGATCACGGGCATCGCAACGGGGGACGAGAGCCTGCGCAACCGGAGCCTCATCCGTGTCTGGTGTGGCCCCGCACCCCCACAG GTGGCCGCTGTGGGGCTTGTGCCCCCCCTGAACTGCACGGCCCTTGGCCACTGCAGCACTAAGGGCATCGAGAGCCTCCACAACGTCACCAGGCAGAAGT gtgagCATCTCTTCACCGACACGCCGCTGCCCGacctggctgtggggctggtgctgctggccgGCTCCCTCGTCGTGCTCTGCACCTGCCTCATCCTCCTGGTCAAAATCCTCAACTCCCTGCTCAAGGGGCAGGTGGCCAAAGCCATCCAGAAGGTGATCAACACTG ACCTCCCACACCCGTTCAGCTGGCTCACTGGGTACTTCGCCATGGTGGTGGGTGCCGGGATGACCTTCGtggtgcagagcagctctgtctTCACCTCGGCCATCACACCCCTGATCG GCCTGGGGGTCATCAGCATTGAGCGTGCCTACCCACTGACCCTGGGCTCCAACATCggcaccaccaccactgccatcCTCGCCGCCCTGGCCAGCCCCGGGGACAAGCTGGCCAGTTCCTTCCAG ATTGCCCTCTGTCACTTCTTCTTCAATATCTCCGGCATCCTGCTGTGGTACCCGCTGCCCTTCACCCGCCTGCCCATCCGCATGGCCAAGGCGCTGGGCGAGCGCACGGCCAAGTACCGCTGGTTTGCCGTGCTGTACCTCATCgtctgcttcctcctgctgccctccctcaTCTTCGGCATCTCCATGGCAGGCTGGCGGGTGCTGGTGGGGGTGGGCGCGcccttcctcagcctcctcttcttcgtGGGGCTGGTGAACGCGCTGCAGGCACGCAGCCCCGGCCGCCTGCCCAAATGGCTGCAGACCTGGGACTTCCTCCCCGCCTGGATGCACTCGCTGCAGCCCCTCGACCGGCTCATCACCCGGGCCACCCTCTGCTGCACCGACCGCTGCCGCAGCCCTGAGGGCTGGGAGGAGCGCGAGGGCCCTCCCCGTGacaaggccaggctggggctggacaACCCCGCGCTCTCCTACCCCGAGGAGGTGCCTGGCCCCGCCATCCGGGTGGGCTCCCCTCGCCCGCCCCTGCACAGTGCCACCCGGCTCTAG
- the SLC34A1 gene encoding sodium-dependent phosphate transport protein 2A isoform X1, with translation MLWGYPLTAGISGEEVSSERRRGATRGSLDFALGVRIKGRGALQATLLEGRADVACGHGAALSAWPAPASSGAMLPYRRESPSLPRCPVRGGRVVHGPQFTYCPSPPALHRLPGAHTCPFTVSAVPCPDHGFPCPGSPGRLGEGRERYELDALPWQGPRLGLDELQKPELGCWARVQSICVSLLKVPLMFGFLYLFVCSLDVLSSAFQLAGGKVAGDIFKDNAILSNPVAGLVVGILVTVLVQSSSTSTSIIVSMVSSGLLEVRSAIPIIMGSNIGTSVTNTIVALMQAGDRSEFKRAFAGATVHDCFNWLSVLVLLPLEVVSGYLHHVTRLVVATFNIRSGKDAPDLLKIITEPFTKLIIQLDKSVITGIATGDESLRNRSLIRVWCGPAPPQVAAVGLVPPLNCTALGHCSTKGIESLHNVTRQKCEHLFTDTPLPDLAVGLVLLAGSLVVLCTCLILLVKILNSLLKGQVAKAIQKVINTDLPHPFSWLTGYFAMVVGAGMTFVVQSSSVFTSAITPLIGLGVISIERAYPLTLGSNIGTTTTAILAALASPGDKLASSFQIALCHFFFNISGILLWYPLPFTRLPIRMAKALGERTAKYRWFAVLYLIVCFLLLPSLIFGISMAGWRVLVGVGAPFLSLLFFVGLVNALQARSPGRLPKWLQTWDFLPAWMHSLQPLDRLITRATLCCTDRCRSPEGWEEREGPPRDKARLGLDNPALSYPEEVPGPAIRVGSPRPPLHSATRL, from the exons ATGCTGTGGGGTTACCCATTAACTGCAGGAATTTctggggaggaggtgagcagcGAGCGGAGGCGAGGGGCAACGCGGGGCTCCTTAGACTTTGCTCTTGGCGTGCGTATAAAGGGCCGTGGTGCCCTGCAGGCCACTTTGCTGGAGGGACGCGCGGATGTGGCATGTGGACACGGTGCTGCCCTGAGTGCCTGGCCAGCCCCAG CCTCATCAGGAGCGATGCTGCCCTACCGGAGGGAGAGCCCatccctgccccgctgcccggTGCGGGGAGGAAGGGTGGTGCACGGGCCCCAGTTCACCTactgccccagccccccag ctctgcaccGGCTGCCGGGTGCCCACACCTGCCCCTTCACCGTCAGCGCGGTGCCTTGCCCTGACCATGGCttcccctgccccggctccccggggCGCCTGGGCGAGGGCAGGGAGCGGTACGAGCTGGACGCGCTGCCCTGGCAGGGACCCCGGCTGGGCTTGGATGAGCTGCAGAAGCCAG AGCTGGGGTGCTGGGCCAGGGTCCAGTCCATCTGTGTCTCCCTTCTCAAGGTGCCCTTGATGTTCGGGTTCCTGTATCTCTTCGTGTGCTCCCTGGACgtgctcagctctgccttccAGCTGGCCGGAG GAAAGGTGGCCGGGGACATCTTCAAGGACAATGCCATCCTCTCCAACCCAGTGGCCGGGCTGGTGGTGGGCATCCTGGTAACTGTGCTGGTGCAGAgctcctccacctccacctccatcATTGTCAGCATGGTCTCCTCAGGGC TGCTGGAGGTGCGCTCTGCCATCCCCATCATCATGGGCTCCAACATCGGCACCTCCGTCACCAACACCATTGTGGCCCTCATGCAGGCTGGTGACCGCAGTGAGTTCAAACG GGCCTTCGCCGGTGCCACAGTCCACGACTGCTTCAACTGGCTGtcggtgctggtgctgctgccactGGAGGTGGTGAGCGGGTACCTGCACCACGTCACCCGCCTGGTCGTGGCCACCTTCAACATCCGCAGCGGGAAGGATGCCCCCGACCTGCTGAAGATCATCACAGAGCCTTTCACCAAGCTCATCATCCAG CTGGACAAGTCAGTGATCACGGGCATCGCAACGGGGGACGAGAGCCTGCGCAACCGGAGCCTCATCCGTGTCTGGTGTGGCCCCGCACCCCCACAG GTGGCCGCTGTGGGGCTTGTGCCCCCCCTGAACTGCACGGCCCTTGGCCACTGCAGCACTAAGGGCATCGAGAGCCTCCACAACGTCACCAGGCAGAAGT gtgagCATCTCTTCACCGACACGCCGCTGCCCGacctggctgtggggctggtgctgctggccgGCTCCCTCGTCGTGCTCTGCACCTGCCTCATCCTCCTGGTCAAAATCCTCAACTCCCTGCTCAAGGGGCAGGTGGCCAAAGCCATCCAGAAGGTGATCAACACTG ACCTCCCACACCCGTTCAGCTGGCTCACTGGGTACTTCGCCATGGTGGTGGGTGCCGGGATGACCTTCGtggtgcagagcagctctgtctTCACCTCGGCCATCACACCCCTGATCG GCCTGGGGGTCATCAGCATTGAGCGTGCCTACCCACTGACCCTGGGCTCCAACATCggcaccaccaccactgccatcCTCGCCGCCCTGGCCAGCCCCGGGGACAAGCTGGCCAGTTCCTTCCAG ATTGCCCTCTGTCACTTCTTCTTCAATATCTCCGGCATCCTGCTGTGGTACCCGCTGCCCTTCACCCGCCTGCCCATCCGCATGGCCAAGGCGCTGGGCGAGCGCACGGCCAAGTACCGCTGGTTTGCCGTGCTGTACCTCATCgtctgcttcctcctgctgccctccctcaTCTTCGGCATCTCCATGGCAGGCTGGCGGGTGCTGGTGGGGGTGGGCGCGcccttcctcagcctcctcttcttcgtGGGGCTGGTGAACGCGCTGCAGGCACGCAGCCCCGGCCGCCTGCCCAAATGGCTGCAGACCTGGGACTTCCTCCCCGCCTGGATGCACTCGCTGCAGCCCCTCGACCGGCTCATCACCCGGGCCACCCTCTGCTGCACCGACCGCTGCCGCAGCCCTGAGGGCTGGGAGGAGCGCGAGGGCCCTCCCCGTGacaaggccaggctggggctggacaACCCCGCGCTCTCCTACCCCGAGGAGGTGCCTGGCCCCGCCATCCGGGTGGGCTCCCCTCGCCCGCCCCTGCACAGTGCCACCCGGCTCTAG
- the GRK6 gene encoding G protein-coupled receptor kinase 6 isoform X1, with protein sequence MELENIVANTVLLKAREGGGGNRKGKSKKWRQMLQFPHISLCEDLRQTLERDYHSLCEKQPIGHMLFRQFCETRPELSRCVKFLDAVAGYEVAPDEKRKECGQHLIEKYLKPNSEDHVPEVPSQLVDACCERLEQEPSKELFKESTKLIHDYLSVAPFADYLDSLYFNRFLQWKWLERQPVTKNTFRQYRVLGKGGFGEVCACQVRATGKMYACKKLEKKRIKKRKGEAMALNEKQILEKVNSRFVVSLAYAYETKDALCLVLTLMNGGDLKFHIYHMGEAGFEEPRAAFYAAEICCGLEDLHQERIVYRDLKPENILLDDHGHIRISDLGLAVHVPEGQTIKGRVGTVGYMAPEVVKNERYTFSPDWWALGCLVYEMIEGQSPFQQRKKKIKREEVERLVKEVQEEYSEKFSPCARSLCTMLLCKDPLERLGCRGAGAKEVKEHPLFKHLNFRRLEAGMLDPPFKPDPQAIYCKDVLDIEQFSTVKGVELEPTDNDFYQKFATGSVPIPWQNEMIETECFKELNVFSADGTVPPDLDWKGQPSPQPKKGLLQRLFSRQDCCGNCSDSEEEPTRL encoded by the exons ATGGAGTTGGAGAACATCGTCGCCAACACCGTCCTTCTCAAGGCCCGCGAAG GTGGTGGTGGAAACCGGAAAGGCAAGAGTAAGAAATGGCGCCAGATGCTGCAGTTCCCCCACATCAGCCTCTGCGAGGATCTTCGACAAACCCTCG AGCGGGACTACCACAGCCTgtgcgagaagcagcccattgGGCACATGCTCTTTCGGCAGTTCTGTGAGACACGACCTGAGCTGTCACGCTGCGTCAAGTTCCTGGATGCTGTG GCAGGGTACGAAGTGGCTCCAGATGAGAAGCGGAAGGAATGCGGGCAGCACCTGATTGAAAAGTACTTGAAGCCAAAC AGTGAGGACCATGTGCCTGAAGTCCCCTCACAGCTGGTCGATGCCTGTTGTGAGAGGCTGGAACAGGAACCTTCCAAGGAGCTCTTCAAGGAATCCACTAA GCTTATCCACGACTACCTGAGTGTGGCTCCCTTTGCTGACTACCTCGACAGCTTGTACTTCAACCGCTTCCTGCAGTGGAAATGGCTGGAACG GCAGCCAGTGACCAAAAACACTTTCCGCCAGTACCGTGTGCTGGGCAAGGGCGGTTTTGGGGAG GTTTGTGCCTGCCAAGTGCGTGCCACAGGGAAGATGTACGCCTgcaagaagctggagaagaaacggatcaaaaagaggaaaggagaggccATGGCCCTGAATGAGAAACAGATTCTGGAAAAAGTGAACAGTAGGTTTGTA GTGAGCTTAGCCTATGCATATGAAACTAAAGATGCTCTCTGCCTAGTGCTGACCCTCATGAATGGAGGGGACCTCAAGTTCCATATCTACCACATGGGAGAGGCTGGCTTCGAGGAGCCCCGGGCAGCTTTCTATGCTGCCGAGATCTGCTGTGGCCTCGAGGACTTGCACCAGGAGAGGATAGTGTACAG GGACCTGAAGCCGGAGAACATTTTGCTGGATGACCACG GTCACATCCGTATCTCAGACCTGGGGCTAGCTGTGCACGTGCCGGAGGGCCAAACGATCAAGGGCCGGGTGGGGACAGTTGGCTACATGG CTCCAGAGGTGGTGAAGAACGAGCGCTACACGTTCAGCCCAGACTGGTGGGCTCTGGGCTGCCTGGTGTACGAGATGATCGAAGGACAGTCCCCCTTCCAGCAGCGCAAGAAGAAGATCAAGCGGGAGGAGGTGGAGCGGTTGGTGAAGGAAGTGCAGGAGGAGTACTCAGAGAAGTTCTCACCCTGTGCCCGCTCCCTCTGCACCATG CTCCTGTGCAAAGACCCTCTGGAGCGCCTGGGGTGCCGAGGAGCTGGGGCCAAGGAAGTGAAGGAGCACCCTCTCTTCAAGCATCTCAACTTCAGGAGGCTGGAAGCAGGCATGCTGGACCCCCCCTTCAAGCCAGAT CCCCAGGCCATCTACTGCAAGGACGTTCTGGACATTGAGCAGTTCTCCACAGTGAAAGGGGTGGAGCTGGAGCCCACGGACAATGACTTCTACCAGAAGTTTGCTACGGGAAGCGTTCCCATTCCCTGGCAGAATGAG ATGATTGAGACAGAGTGTTTTAAGGAGCTGAATGTCTTTAGCGCAGACGGCACGGTGCCCCCAGACCTAGACTGGAAAGGGCAGCCTTCTCCACAGCCCAAAAAAGGGTTACTCCAGCGCTTATTCAGCAGACAG GACTGTTGTGGAAACTGCAGCGACAGCGAGGAAGAGCCCACCCGGCTGTAG
- the GRK6 gene encoding G protein-coupled receptor kinase 6 isoform X2, producing the protein MELENIVANTVLLKAREGGGGNRKGKSKKWRQMLQFPHISLCEDLRQTLERDYHSLCEKQPIGHMLFRQFCETRPELSRCVKFLDAVAGYEVAPDEKRKECGQHLIEKYLKPNSEDHVPEVPSQLVDACCERLEQEPSKELFKESTKLIHDYLSVAPFADYLDSLYFNRFLQWKWLERQPVTKNTFRQYRVLGKGGFGEVCACQVRATGKMYACKKLEKKRIKKRKGEAMALNEKQILEKVNSRFVVSLAYAYETKDALCLVLTLMNGGDLKFHIYHMGEAGFEEPRAAFYAAEICCGLEDLHQERIVYRDLKPENILLDDHGHIRISDLGLAVHVPEGQTIKGRVGTVGYMAPEVVKNERYTFSPDWWALGCLVYEMIEGQSPFQQRKKKIKREEVERLVKEVQEEYSEKFSPCARSLCTMLLCKDPLERLGCRGAGAKEVKEHPLFKHLNFRRLEAGMLDPPFKPDPQAIYCKDVLDIEQFSTVKGVELEPTDNDFYQKFATGSVPIPWQNEMIETECFKELNVFSADGTVPPDLDWKGQPSPQPKKGLLQRLFSRQR; encoded by the exons ATGGAGTTGGAGAACATCGTCGCCAACACCGTCCTTCTCAAGGCCCGCGAAG GTGGTGGTGGAAACCGGAAAGGCAAGAGTAAGAAATGGCGCCAGATGCTGCAGTTCCCCCACATCAGCCTCTGCGAGGATCTTCGACAAACCCTCG AGCGGGACTACCACAGCCTgtgcgagaagcagcccattgGGCACATGCTCTTTCGGCAGTTCTGTGAGACACGACCTGAGCTGTCACGCTGCGTCAAGTTCCTGGATGCTGTG GCAGGGTACGAAGTGGCTCCAGATGAGAAGCGGAAGGAATGCGGGCAGCACCTGATTGAAAAGTACTTGAAGCCAAAC AGTGAGGACCATGTGCCTGAAGTCCCCTCACAGCTGGTCGATGCCTGTTGTGAGAGGCTGGAACAGGAACCTTCCAAGGAGCTCTTCAAGGAATCCACTAA GCTTATCCACGACTACCTGAGTGTGGCTCCCTTTGCTGACTACCTCGACAGCTTGTACTTCAACCGCTTCCTGCAGTGGAAATGGCTGGAACG GCAGCCAGTGACCAAAAACACTTTCCGCCAGTACCGTGTGCTGGGCAAGGGCGGTTTTGGGGAG GTTTGTGCCTGCCAAGTGCGTGCCACAGGGAAGATGTACGCCTgcaagaagctggagaagaaacggatcaaaaagaggaaaggagaggccATGGCCCTGAATGAGAAACAGATTCTGGAAAAAGTGAACAGTAGGTTTGTA GTGAGCTTAGCCTATGCATATGAAACTAAAGATGCTCTCTGCCTAGTGCTGACCCTCATGAATGGAGGGGACCTCAAGTTCCATATCTACCACATGGGAGAGGCTGGCTTCGAGGAGCCCCGGGCAGCTTTCTATGCTGCCGAGATCTGCTGTGGCCTCGAGGACTTGCACCAGGAGAGGATAGTGTACAG GGACCTGAAGCCGGAGAACATTTTGCTGGATGACCACG GTCACATCCGTATCTCAGACCTGGGGCTAGCTGTGCACGTGCCGGAGGGCCAAACGATCAAGGGCCGGGTGGGGACAGTTGGCTACATGG CTCCAGAGGTGGTGAAGAACGAGCGCTACACGTTCAGCCCAGACTGGTGGGCTCTGGGCTGCCTGGTGTACGAGATGATCGAAGGACAGTCCCCCTTCCAGCAGCGCAAGAAGAAGATCAAGCGGGAGGAGGTGGAGCGGTTGGTGAAGGAAGTGCAGGAGGAGTACTCAGAGAAGTTCTCACCCTGTGCCCGCTCCCTCTGCACCATG CTCCTGTGCAAAGACCCTCTGGAGCGCCTGGGGTGCCGAGGAGCTGGGGCCAAGGAAGTGAAGGAGCACCCTCTCTTCAAGCATCTCAACTTCAGGAGGCTGGAAGCAGGCATGCTGGACCCCCCCTTCAAGCCAGAT CCCCAGGCCATCTACTGCAAGGACGTTCTGGACATTGAGCAGTTCTCCACAGTGAAAGGGGTGGAGCTGGAGCCCACGGACAATGACTTCTACCAGAAGTTTGCTACGGGAAGCGTTCCCATTCCCTGGCAGAATGAG ATGATTGAGACAGAGTGTTTTAAGGAGCTGAATGTCTTTAGCGCAGACGGCACGGTGCCCCCAGACCTAGACTGGAAAGGGCAGCCTTCTCCACAGCCCAAAAAAGGGTTACTCCAGCGCTTATTCAGCAGACAG aggTGA
- the GRK6 gene encoding G protein-coupled receptor kinase 6 isoform X3 — protein sequence MAGTPVTKNTFRQYRVLGKGGFGEVCACQVRATGKMYACKKLEKKRIKKRKGEAMALNEKQILEKVNSRFVVSLAYAYETKDALCLVLTLMNGGDLKFHIYHMGEAGFEEPRAAFYAAEICCGLEDLHQERIVYRDLKPENILLDDHGHIRISDLGLAVHVPEGQTIKGRVGTVGYMAPEVVKNERYTFSPDWWALGCLVYEMIEGQSPFQQRKKKIKREEVERLVKEVQEEYSEKFSPCARSLCTMLLCKDPLERLGCRGAGAKEVKEHPLFKHLNFRRLEAGMLDPPFKPDPQAIYCKDVLDIEQFSTVKGVELEPTDNDFYQKFATGSVPIPWQNEMIETECFKELNVFSADGTVPPDLDWKGQPSPQPKKGLLQRLFSRQDCCGNCSDSEEEPTRL from the exons ATGGCTGGAACG CCAGTGACCAAAAACACTTTCCGCCAGTACCGTGTGCTGGGCAAGGGCGGTTTTGGGGAG GTTTGTGCCTGCCAAGTGCGTGCCACAGGGAAGATGTACGCCTgcaagaagctggagaagaaacggatcaaaaagaggaaaggagaggccATGGCCCTGAATGAGAAACAGATTCTGGAAAAAGTGAACAGTAGGTTTGTA GTGAGCTTAGCCTATGCATATGAAACTAAAGATGCTCTCTGCCTAGTGCTGACCCTCATGAATGGAGGGGACCTCAAGTTCCATATCTACCACATGGGAGAGGCTGGCTTCGAGGAGCCCCGGGCAGCTTTCTATGCTGCCGAGATCTGCTGTGGCCTCGAGGACTTGCACCAGGAGAGGATAGTGTACAG GGACCTGAAGCCGGAGAACATTTTGCTGGATGACCACG GTCACATCCGTATCTCAGACCTGGGGCTAGCTGTGCACGTGCCGGAGGGCCAAACGATCAAGGGCCGGGTGGGGACAGTTGGCTACATGG CTCCAGAGGTGGTGAAGAACGAGCGCTACACGTTCAGCCCAGACTGGTGGGCTCTGGGCTGCCTGGTGTACGAGATGATCGAAGGACAGTCCCCCTTCCAGCAGCGCAAGAAGAAGATCAAGCGGGAGGAGGTGGAGCGGTTGGTGAAGGAAGTGCAGGAGGAGTACTCAGAGAAGTTCTCACCCTGTGCCCGCTCCCTCTGCACCATG CTCCTGTGCAAAGACCCTCTGGAGCGCCTGGGGTGCCGAGGAGCTGGGGCCAAGGAAGTGAAGGAGCACCCTCTCTTCAAGCATCTCAACTTCAGGAGGCTGGAAGCAGGCATGCTGGACCCCCCCTTCAAGCCAGAT CCCCAGGCCATCTACTGCAAGGACGTTCTGGACATTGAGCAGTTCTCCACAGTGAAAGGGGTGGAGCTGGAGCCCACGGACAATGACTTCTACCAGAAGTTTGCTACGGGAAGCGTTCCCATTCCCTGGCAGAATGAG ATGATTGAGACAGAGTGTTTTAAGGAGCTGAATGTCTTTAGCGCAGACGGCACGGTGCCCCCAGACCTAGACTGGAAAGGGCAGCCTTCTCCACAGCCCAAAAAAGGGTTACTCCAGCGCTTATTCAGCAGACAG GACTGTTGTGGAAACTGCAGCGACAGCGAGGAAGAGCCCACCCGGCTGTAG